A genomic window from Bos javanicus breed banteng chromosome 13, ARS-OSU_banteng_1.0, whole genome shotgun sequence includes:
- the LOC133259609 gene encoding serine/arginine repetitive matrix protein 5-like produces MRGRDETRGRDETRGRDETRGRDETRGIDETRGRDENRGRDETRGSDENRHRNGNRHRDGNRGRDETRGRDETRGRDEMRGIDETRGIDESRGRDENRGRDENRSRDENRRRDETRGRDENRGRDETRGRDETRGRDETRRRDETRGRDENRGRDETRGRDETRGRDETRGRDETRRRDETRGRDETRGRDENRGRDETRGRDETRGSDETRGRDENRGSDETRGSDENRHRDGNRGRDETRGRDETRGRDETRGKDETRGRDETRGSDETRGSDENKGSDENRRRDGNRHRDETSGRDETRGRD; encoded by the coding sequence ATGAGGGGCAGAGATGAGACCAGGGGCAGAGATGAGACCAGGGGCAGAGATGAGACCAGGGGCAGAGATGAGACGAGGGGCATTGATGAGACCAGGGGCAGAGATGAGAACAGGGGCAGAGATGAGACGAGGGGCAGTGATGAGAACAGGCACAGGAATGGGAACAGGCACAGGGATGGGAACAGGGGCAGAGATGAGACGAGGGGCAGAGATGAGACGAGGGGCAGAGATGAGATGAGGGGCATTGATGAGACCAGGGGCATTGATGAGTCCAGGGGCAGAGATGAGAACAGGGGCAGAGATGAGAACAGGAGCAGAGATGAGAACAGGCGCAGGGATGAGACCAGGGGCAGAGATGAGAACAGGGGCAGAGATGAGACGAGGGGCAGAGATGAGACGAGGGGCAGAGATGAGACCAGGCGCAGGGATGAGACCAGGGGCAGGGATGAGAACAGGGGCAGAGATGAGACGAGGGGCAGAGATGAGACGAGGGGCAGAGATGAGACGAGGGGCAGAGATGAGACCAGGCGCAGGGATGAGACCAGGGGCAGGGATGAGACCAGGGGCAGGGATGAGAACAGGGGTAGAGATGAGACCAGGGGCAGAGATGAGACCAGGGGCAGTGATGAGACCAGGGGCAGAGATGAGAACAGGGGCAGTGATGAGACCAGGGGCAGTGATGAGAACAGGCACAGGGATGGGAACAGGGGCAGAGATGAGACGAGGGGCAGAGATGAGACGAGGGGCAGAGATGAGACCAGGGGCAAAGATGAGACCAGGGGCAGAGATGAGACCAGGGGCAGTGATGAGACCAGGGGCAGTGATGAGAACAAGGGCAGTGATGAGAACAGGCGCAGGGATGGGAACAGGCACAGGGATGAGACCAGCGGCAGAGATGAGACCAGGGGCAGAGATTAG